The proteins below come from a single Streptomyces tubercidicus genomic window:
- a CDS encoding cation:proton antiporter, protein MVLVAVFGVALLIAVLLSGLAARTVLSTSLLFLVSGALVSDGFLGLIHITPDSEIVSVTADLALFAVLFTDGMHVSFPKLRENWKNPARALGLGMPLAFLGMALVTHYLVGLDWTTSFLVGAVLAPTDPVFASAIVGRKEVPAKLRQLLNVESGINDGLALPLVLILIAAAGPTAGHADTSLATIGLELGLGLALGILLPVLVNGLVRFRLLGSEPKLQPLLPLAIGIILYGLCHLTHANPYLAAFSAGAVLTAASPEAKSAFEPLGEALAELAKFAALLVFGALLTPQLFGDLPLGGYAAVILAIVLIRPASLLLSLIGTRFARREKLVAAWFGPKGFASVVYGLLVLQSGIPQGHEAYTLIAICIATSIIAHSSTDVPIARLFHVEDLTGIPADRDQDAATTPHSKETVHVRA, encoded by the coding sequence ATGGTGCTCGTTGCCGTCTTCGGAGTCGCGCTGCTCATCGCGGTGCTGCTCTCCGGGCTCGCCGCCCGTACGGTCCTGTCCACCTCGTTGCTCTTCCTCGTCAGCGGAGCGCTGGTCAGCGACGGCTTCCTCGGTCTGATCCACATCACACCGGACAGCGAGATCGTCTCGGTCACCGCGGACCTCGCCCTGTTCGCCGTGCTGTTCACCGACGGGATGCACGTCTCCTTCCCGAAGCTGCGCGAGAACTGGAAGAACCCGGCCCGTGCGCTGGGCCTCGGCATGCCGCTCGCCTTCCTCGGCATGGCCCTGGTCACGCACTACCTGGTGGGCCTGGACTGGACGACGTCATTCCTGGTCGGCGCAGTGCTCGCGCCCACCGACCCGGTGTTCGCCTCGGCGATCGTCGGACGCAAGGAAGTCCCCGCCAAGCTGCGGCAGTTGCTGAACGTGGAAAGCGGCATCAACGACGGCCTCGCACTGCCCCTCGTCCTCATCCTGATCGCCGCAGCCGGCCCCACGGCCGGCCATGCGGATACCTCGCTCGCGACGATCGGGCTGGAGCTGGGCCTCGGACTGGCCCTCGGCATCCTGCTGCCCGTCCTCGTCAACGGCCTCGTGCGCTTCCGGCTGCTCGGCTCCGAGCCGAAGCTGCAGCCACTGCTGCCGCTGGCCATCGGGATCATCCTGTACGGGCTGTGCCACCTCACCCACGCCAACCCCTACCTCGCCGCCTTCTCCGCCGGTGCCGTGCTCACCGCCGCGTCTCCTGAAGCGAAGTCGGCGTTCGAGCCGCTCGGTGAGGCACTGGCCGAACTGGCCAAGTTCGCCGCGCTGTTGGTGTTCGGCGCCCTGCTCACCCCACAGCTCTTCGGCGACCTGCCCCTCGGCGGTTACGCCGCCGTCATCCTGGCGATCGTCCTCATCCGGCCGGCATCGCTACTGCTGTCGCTCATCGGGACACGATTCGCCCGCCGGGAGAAACTGGTCGCCGCCTGGTTCGGACCGAAGGGCTTCGCATCCGTCGTCTACGGCCTGCTGGTGCTGCAGTCCGGCATCCCGCAGGGCCACGAGGCATACACCCTCATCGCGATCTGCATCGCCACCTCGATCATCGCCCACAGCAGCACGGACGTCCCGATCGCCCGCCTCTTCCACGTCGAGGACCTCACCGGCATCCCCGCCGACCGCGACCAGGACGCAGCAACAACACCCCACAGCAAGGAGACCGTCCATGTGCGCGCGTGA
- a CDS encoding alpha/beta fold hydrolase: MDSIYRSTTGRELIRRWCLDQLAAWPVPHERKTVTAKGASTHVVLAGSGATTVVFVPGTNFNAAASLPLATALVAAGHRVLLVDVPGQPGLSSGERGLSGGRLSWYGAWLSEVIEKMSSEPVAVMGHSFGAAIALSTGCPRIDRLVLVSPGGLARLRLTPTVLAASATWFLRPAPTHSTRLLRAMLAPGHPPREELVDWMTLVARHARSSGAPGAAPLTARSIPRLVVTGEHDAFLPPRRLGPAVRTTLGAELGVIAEAGHLVVEERPECLSTLLEIPGRPTSDAPVE; encoded by the coding sequence GTGGACTCGATCTACCGCAGTACGACGGGCAGGGAGCTGATCCGACGTTGGTGCCTCGACCAGCTCGCCGCATGGCCTGTGCCGCACGAACGCAAGACGGTGACAGCAAAGGGCGCATCGACCCACGTGGTTCTCGCCGGCTCCGGCGCAACGACCGTCGTGTTCGTCCCGGGCACGAACTTCAACGCCGCCGCGTCTCTGCCGCTGGCCACGGCCCTGGTCGCCGCCGGCCACCGGGTTTTGCTGGTTGACGTCCCGGGCCAGCCCGGTCTCAGTTCGGGCGAACGTGGCCTTTCCGGCGGCCGGTTGTCCTGGTACGGGGCGTGGCTGAGCGAGGTCATCGAGAAGATGTCATCCGAGCCGGTAGCGGTGATGGGCCACTCCTTCGGTGCCGCCATCGCCCTGTCCACCGGCTGTCCCCGGATCGACCGGCTCGTCCTGGTTTCCCCTGGCGGACTAGCCAGGCTGAGATTGACCCCCACCGTGCTGGCCGCCTCGGCCACCTGGTTCCTGCGGCCCGCACCGACGCACAGCACCCGGCTCCTGCGTGCCATGCTCGCGCCTGGCCATCCCCCCCGCGAGGAACTGGTGGACTGGATGACACTGGTCGCCCGGCACGCGCGCTCCAGCGGGGCGCCCGGCGCCGCCCCCCTGACCGCGCGATCGATACCCCGCCTGGTCGTCACCGGGGAGCACGATGCCTTCCTCCCTCCGCGGCGGCTCGGCCCGGCAGTGCGCACCACACTCGGAGCTGAGCTGGGTGTGATCGCCGAAGCTGGACACCTCGTGGTCGAAGAGCGCCCCGAATGCCTGTCCACCTTGCTGGAGATTCCGGGCCGGCCCACATCCGATGCCCCTGTGGAGTAG
- a CDS encoding alanine/glycine:cation symporter family protein, producing MSLDAFTRSVDTAVSSFFEPIAAWLGEVVFYSVPVGGTELPLIVAWLVVAGLVFTGWFGFVQVRKFRLAVDVVRGKYDDKGSAGEVNHFQALTAAVSGTVGLGNIAGVAVAVSIGGAGATFWMILCGLLGMATKFVEVTLGVKYREVHADGSVSGGPMHYLPKGLVDRFGDKGKTLGKVLATLASAMVLFFGLFGGNLFQVNQSYAQLVSVTGGESGVLGSSAGALFFGVLVAALVGIVLLGGIRSIASVTSKLVPAMAGIYIAACLTVILGNVTALPSAVGTIIEGAFNPEGVAGGVLGALIIGFKRAAFSNEAGLGSAPIAHSAVKTKHPASEGMVALLEPFIDTVLICTMTALTIVIASPDSWKVGNGDAEGVTITSDAFATVMPWFPYILTVAVLLFAISTVLTWGYYGLKAWSYLFGRSKASELTYKVVYTLFAVAGSLLTLQTLIDMADAVLFMLAVINIIGLYLLAPVVKRELNSFLEYVRARKAGETDGADEDQEPVKTTV from the coding sequence GTGTCTCTCGATGCATTCACCAGGTCCGTCGACACCGCAGTCAGCTCGTTCTTCGAACCCATAGCTGCCTGGCTCGGCGAAGTCGTCTTCTACTCCGTTCCCGTCGGTGGGACGGAACTGCCGCTCATCGTCGCCTGGCTCGTGGTCGCCGGTCTGGTCTTCACCGGCTGGTTCGGGTTCGTGCAGGTCCGTAAGTTCCGCCTCGCCGTCGATGTGGTGCGCGGCAAGTACGACGACAAGGGGTCGGCCGGTGAGGTCAACCACTTCCAGGCGCTGACCGCCGCGGTCTCCGGCACCGTCGGCCTCGGCAATATCGCCGGTGTCGCCGTCGCCGTCTCCATCGGCGGCGCCGGAGCCACCTTCTGGATGATCCTCTGCGGCCTGCTGGGCATGGCCACCAAGTTCGTGGAGGTCACCCTCGGCGTGAAGTACCGCGAGGTGCACGCCGACGGAAGCGTCTCCGGTGGCCCCATGCACTATCTGCCAAAGGGGCTCGTCGACCGCTTCGGCGACAAGGGCAAGACCCTCGGCAAGGTCCTCGCCACCCTGGCCTCCGCCATGGTCCTGTTCTTCGGCCTCTTCGGCGGCAACCTCTTCCAGGTCAACCAGAGCTACGCCCAGCTGGTCTCCGTCACCGGCGGCGAGAGCGGTGTCCTGGGCTCCTCCGCCGGCGCGCTGTTCTTCGGCGTCCTCGTCGCGGCGCTCGTCGGCATCGTGCTGCTCGGCGGCATCCGCTCCATCGCCTCCGTCACCAGCAAGCTCGTCCCCGCCATGGCCGGCATCTACATCGCGGCCTGCCTGACTGTGATCCTGGGGAACGTCACGGCCCTGCCCTCCGCGGTCGGCACCATCATCGAAGGTGCCTTCAACCCCGAGGGTGTGGCCGGTGGTGTGCTCGGCGCCCTGATCATCGGCTTCAAGCGGGCCGCGTTCTCCAACGAGGCCGGTCTGGGCTCCGCCCCGATCGCGCACTCCGCGGTCAAGACCAAGCACCCCGCCAGCGAGGGCATGGTCGCCCTGCTGGAACCGTTCATCGACACGGTCCTCATCTGCACCATGACCGCGCTGACCATCGTCATCGCCAGCCCGGACAGCTGGAAGGTCGGCAACGGTGACGCCGAGGGCGTCACCATCACCTCCGACGCCTTCGCGACCGTCATGCCCTGGTTCCCCTACATCCTGACCGTGGCGGTGCTGCTCTTCGCCATCTCGACGGTGCTGACCTGGGGCTACTACGGTCTCAAGGCATGGTCGTACCTCTTCGGCCGCAGCAAGGCCAGCGAACTCACCTACAAGGTCGTCTACACCCTGTTCGCCGTCGCAGGCTCCCTGCTGACCCTCCAGACCCTCATCGACATGGCCGATGCCGTGCTCTTCATGCTGGCCGTCATCAACATCATCGGCCTCTACCTCCTCGCCCCGGTCGTCAAGCGCGAGCTGAACTCTTTCCTGGAGTACGTCCGCGCCCGCAAGGCCGGTGAAACCGACGGGGCCGACGAAGACCAGGAGCCGGTGAAGACCACCGTCTGA